The stretch of DNA CCGCCCACTGGCCCCCCCCCGACCACCAATGCCCCCCCAAAAAATCGACGCTTCCGCAGTGCGGCGGGCCCAGATTGTGGCGGAAAGCTTTCTACGCCGCTAGGGGTTGTCGGTTCATTTCCTCCAAAACAATTTGCTCGGCCGATCGCGGTATCGCCGCCGTTTCTGTTACCCGGCTGACCAACGCGGATAGGCCACCTGCCCGGGATGGTCGACCCGAGTCTTGACCACGGTTTTGCCCGCCGTGACGTAGATCGTTCGCCCGTCCGGTCCGCCAAAAGCCAGATTCGTGATCACATCTTCATAGATGGGAATGCGCCCCAACAATTCACCTCCCGGAGAGATGATGTAGATGCCCGGCGGGACGTCCGACGTTTCGGCCCCGCTTCGCGCTGCCATGACGCCGGCCGCCACGTACAGATTGCCCTTCACATCCAGACGCATCCCGTCGCCTCCGCGGCCCGGGGCGAAGTCGTACATCAATCGCTGACCGCGGGGGTTGCCGGACGCGTCGAGGTCAAAGCCCCAGATCTTCCGATTGCCGCCGTCCGTTGGACAGGCGTCCACGACGTAGAGCTGTCGGGCGTCCTGGGTCACAGCCAGCCCGTTGGGACGATCGATCGTGGGCTGTTCGAGGATCCGCGTCACGCGCCCATCAAGATCGATGCGGTAGACGCCTTCCTCGCGCATCTCCATCTGCGAGCGGTCCCAATAGCAGGGATCGGTGAAGTAGACGCGCCCTTGGCCATCGACGCAAATATCATTCGGCGAGTTATAGCGGACGCCGTTGTATTGATCGGCGAGGACTTCGTATTGGCCGGTCACCAGGTTGGTGCGCGTCACGCGCCGGCCGCCGCCAGGGCCGAACTCCGCCCCCTCGCAATGATACAGCCGACCCTGCTGATCGAAGGTCTGCCCGTTGGTGCGATAGCTCGGCTCGCGAAACACGGACAACGTGCCGTCGGCCGCCAGCTTCATGATCCGGTTGTTGATGATGTCCGAGAAATAGACATTTTCGTCGGCATCCACCGCCGGCCCTTCGGTAAACGCCAGGCACACCACGGTTTTCAACCGTGCTTCGGCAGCCGCCGCCGGCAGGGGAAGTTCTTCGTATCGCATCGCCAATTCCAACTCGAATTGAATTATTTAGCCGCCGAGCTCGCTCGGCGCTTCTTCGCGAATCTAACCGAGCGCCGGGCAAGCCCGGCGGCTAAGTAGCGGCGCGTTCGCCCATCCCGTCAACGGCACGACAAAACTCCAGCGTTGCGGCGGTTTGGCGTCGCGTCCAGGGTTTTGCTCAACATAACGAATCGCGCGATCAATGTCCTTGGCCGAATACAAGAACACCGACCAACTACCCTTGGCCCACACCGGCCGGCTTTCTTCGGGCCACACTTGTTCTTTGCGCAGCCGCTGTGTGGCGCGCGCCTTCACGTGGCTGACGATGCGTCGTACGTGGCGCTCATGCCAGGAGATAACCAAATGCACATGATCGGACATGATTGCGCACGAGTGAACGGCATACTTCGATTCGTCGACCGCCGATGCGATCCCACGTGCCATGGCCCGGGCCTGTATGCCAGTTAACCGCACTGACGGAAATCGCATCGCGCGTTTTGCCGCGCGGCGCAGGTTGTGATCATGACGAACGTGCGCAACGGAACGGCGTGCATCGGTTTTTGTCGCAGCACCAAATTCGTACAGCTCGCGGCTGCCGACGTAGCGCGACCACGATCCGCGCGGATCGTTTGGGAGCCAAAAGCCGTAGGCGCCGAACACCGAATGGAACGCCAGCACTCTTCGAAACGCCATCGCTAGCAGTGCCCCCGTTTCTACGACTCATTGATATTCAAAAGTCGGTCAGGCGGCGCCATTATTGATGCTGAAAACCGCCGAGCAAGCTCGGCGGCTAAATAGGGGAACGGCGATGTCGGGACTGATTTCGGCAGCACCACCACTAGTGACAGCGTGGCCGCTACAGCCGCATTGACGCTAGCAAACGCTTTCCCCTAGACTCCCGCCCGCGCGGTCAATTCTCCCCCGGCCATTTCAACTCTTTCGAGGGGTCTTCGCGGTGATTCGTCGACTCCAATTTGTGGCATGCTTTGTCGGTGCATCGCTCGTCGCGGCTTGCACGGCTGCGGCCCCACCGACAGCGGAAGCAACGGACACCGTGGCCGCCGATACGCCGGTCAAAAAGCCCACCCCTGGGTTGAAACCGCGCACACCACCACGGCGAACCAAAGCCGCTACACCCGGCAACGCGGCCAGCCCCGAAAAGCCACGAGAAGAACCCTCCCCGCGCCAGCCCGATCGCGCCGTGAAGCAGGCCTCGGCTTCGCTGCCGACGGGACGCCGGCCAATGGCGCCCCTCGCGCCGGCCGATGCCAAGCATGCCGAAGCCGCAGCCCGCGCCCTGGGCGCTGAGATCGAGATCATTCAGACTCCCGCCGGCAAACAATTGCGTGCCGTGCGGTGGCACGGCGGCGACGAAGGATTGGAGCAACTACAGAACCTGCCTGGCCTGCTATGGCTCGATCTGGAAGGAACAAAAATCACGGACGCCGCCATGGCCAAAGTGGGCCTGCTCACGCAGCTTGAAGGATTAAAGCTCGGCCACACGCGGATCACTGACCGCGGCATCGCCTACTTGCGCACGTTGAAGGCGCTCGAAGGCTTGTCTCTGCCTGGCACCCAAATCACCGCGGCGGGACTGGAACATTTGGCCCCGCTTGCCCGGCTGCGCATGCTGAATCTCGCCTCGACCAAGGTCGGCGATCCGGGCTTGGAAAAGCTCAAGCGGCAGCGCCAGCTCGACGAGTTGAACCTCAGCGATGCGCAGATCACCGACAAGGGCCTGGCGCACCTCAAGCCGCTCGTGCGGCTGCGCACGCTGCAACTGGCCGATAACGACATCACCGACGAAGGGCTGGCCCAGCTTCGCAACACGCCGCAGATCGAAACCCTCTGGCTCGGCAACACCAAAGTCGGCGATGCCGGCCTGAAGAATCTGCACCTGACACCGCGACTGAAGCACCTGCGTCTCGACGGTACCGCCGTCACGGACGCGGGCATCGGTCAGCTTGCCGGGCTGCGCGGGCTGGTGTGGCTGGACGTCGGCAACACAGCCATCACCGACGAAGGGGTGGCGCAAATCGTGACCATCTCGCGGCTCGAAATGCTGGTCCTGAGCGGTACAAAGATCACGAACCTGGGAGCCAACCAGCTCGTGTCGCTCGAACAGCTCGGCTTTCTGGCTTTGGCCGGCACGGAAATCGACGACACAGCACTGCCGGCCATCGCCCGTCTGAAGCGATTAGAAGTTCTCGACCTCGACGGCGCGGCTGTCAGCGACGCCGGGCTGACCGCGCTCGCACAATTGCCGGTGCTGCACTCTCTCAGCTTGCAAGACACACAGGTCACTCAACAGGCGCTCTCCGCAACGTTTCGCAACCGACCGAAGTTAACGATCGTACGCTAAAGCGATCCCGGCTCGAACTTTGTCTTGCACGCCCCCGGCGGATCGGCCAGCATGTAATGACCCCGCTGCCCCCCTCCCATACCCCGCCCAAAGAGTTCCCTGCCGTGCGTCAGCCGCCCGAACGCGATCCAATTTCCCGCGCACGAACCTTGGCGCTGCTCGCCGGCGGCTTGTGGGGTTTGGTGCTAACCACGAGCAGCGTCGTGTACGCCGGCGATTGGCCGCAATTCCGCGGACCCGACGGCCAAGGACATTCCAGCGAGCGCGGGCTGCCCCTGGAGTGGAGCGAAACGCAGAATGTCGCCTGGAAGCAGCCGCTCGAAGGGCTAGGCTGGTCAAGCCCCGTGATCTCCGGCGGTCAGGTCTGGCTAACGACCGCGATTGCCGAAAAAGGCGCGCTCAAGGCGGTTCGCCTCGATGCCAAGACCGGCCAGCAGATCTCGTACTTCGACATCTTTCACAAAGACGATCTCGGACCGATCCACACGAAAAACAGCCATGCCTCGCCCACGCCGGTGATCGAGGGGGACCGGATTTATGTCCATTTCGGCGCCCACGGCACGGCCTGCCTGTCGACCAGCGGCGAAGTGCTGTGGCGCAATCAAGAGCTCGCCTACGACCATCGCCACGGTCCCGCCGGCTCGCCGGTCATCTGGCAAGATCTGCTGATCGTCAGTTGCGACGGCACCGACAAGCAATTCGTCGTGGCCTTGGACAAGAAAACCGGCGAGATCCGCTGGCGCACCGACCGTAGCGGGCGGATGGCCTATTCGACGCCGCTGGTGATCCATGTCGACGGCGGCATGCAGTTGGTCAGCCCGGGCGGCGACCAGGTCGTGGGGTACGCGCCGGCAACCGGGACTGAGATCTGGCGTTTCCGTTACGACGGCTATTCGGTCGTGCCGCGGCCTGTGTTCGGTCACGGCCTGGTCTTCGTCAGTTCGGCTTACGATTCGCCGGTACTGTACGCGATTCGCCTGCCTGGCGAGGGAGACATCACGGAAACCGCGGCGGCCTGGTCGATGCGCCGCGGAGCGCCGAACAATCCTTCTCCGGTCCTGGTGGGCGACGAACTGTACGTCGTCAGCGATCTAGGCATTGCCACGTGCGTCGACGCGGAAACCGGCGAGCAGCACTGGCAATCGCGCTTGGGGGGCGGTTTTTCGGCCTCGCTATTGGCCGCCGAGGGACACATTTATTTCACCAACGAAGAAGGCCTGACCACTGTG from Pirellulales bacterium encodes:
- a CDS encoding SMP-30/gluconolactonase/LRE family protein, coding for MRYEELPLPAAAAEARLKTVVCLAFTEGPAVDADENVYFSDIINNRIMKLAADGTLSVFREPSYRTNGQTFDQQGRLYHCEGAEFGPGGGRRVTRTNLVTGQYEVLADQYNGVRYNSPNDICVDGQGRVYFTDPCYWDRSQMEMREEGVYRIDLDGRVTRILEQPTIDRPNGLAVTQDARQLYVVDACPTDGGNRKIWGFDLDASGNPRGQRLMYDFAPGRGGDGMRLDVKGNLYVAAGVMAARSGAETSDVPPGIYIISPGGELLGRIPIYEDVITNLAFGGPDGRTIYVTAGKTVVKTRVDHPGQVAYPRWSAG
- a CDS encoding transposase, encoding MAFRRVLAFHSVFGAYGFWLPNDPRGSWSRYVGSRELYEFGAATKTDARRSVAHVRHDHNLRRAAKRAMRFPSVRLTGIQARAMARGIASAVDESKYAVHSCAIMSDHVHLVISWHERHVRRIVSHVKARATQRLRKEQVWPEESRPVWAKGSWSVFLYSAKDIDRAIRYVEQNPGRDAKPPQRWSFVVPLTGWANAPLLSRRACPALG
- a CDS encoding PQQ-binding-like beta-propeller repeat protein, producing the protein MRQPPERDPISRARTLALLAGGLWGLVLTTSSVVYAGDWPQFRGPDGQGHSSERGLPLEWSETQNVAWKQPLEGLGWSSPVISGGQVWLTTAIAEKGALKAVRLDAKTGQQISYFDIFHKDDLGPIHTKNSHASPTPVIEGDRIYVHFGAHGTACLSTSGEVLWRNQELAYDHRHGPAGSPVIWQDLLIVSCDGTDKQFVVALDKKTGEIRWRTDRSGRMAYSTPLVIHVDGGMQLVSPGGDQVVGYAPATGTEIWRFRYDGYSVVPRPVFGHGLVFVSSAYDSPVLYAIRLPGEGDITETAAAWSMRRGAPNNPSPVLVGDELYVVSDLGIATCVDAETGEQHWQSRLGGGFSASLLAAEGHIYFTNEEGLTTVVAADKTLNKLASNQLDGRTLASLATADGAIFLRTDKALYRIEAAK